The Pseudomonadota bacterium genome window below encodes:
- a CDS encoding type II toxin-antitoxin system HicB family antitoxin — protein sequence MPATSLRNYSVVLEPDPDGGYVAVVPALPGCYSQGDTVEEALANAREAIELTLEHPMPVGLLDTLRPYVPTRNPGAGPE from the coding sequence ATGCCTGCTACATCGCTGCGCAATTACAGCGTTGTGCTCGAACCAGATCCCGACGGTGGGTACGTTGCGGTCGTGCCCGCGCTGCCTGGCTGCTACAGTCAGGGCGATACCGTTGAAGAGGCGCTTGCGAACGCCCGCGAAGCCATCGAGTTGACGCTTGAGCATCCAATGCCCGTCGGGCTGTTGGACACGTTGCGCCCGTACGTGCCCACCCGCAACCCGGGAGCTGGCCCGGAATAG